Proteins co-encoded in one Candidatus Nezhaarchaeota archaeon genomic window:
- the psmA gene encoding archaeal proteasome endopeptidase complex subunit alpha produces MFAPPGLGYDRAITVFSPDGRLFQVEYALEAVRRGWTTLGVKCAEGVVLAVEKKRILPLVDPSSMEKIWKIDEHVGIAYAGLASDGRVLIDRARIEAQINRLIYDEPIDIEVLTRRISDLKQLYTQHAGVRPFGVSFLIAGVDKTGPRLFMTEPSGAYAGYYAVAIGAGSQQASEVLEKSYRENMSLEEAIKLSLKSLGTVIEGGPSPERVELAIVDVKARRFEKLSKEAVANYLASLA; encoded by the coding sequence ATGTTCGCACCACCCGGCCTCGGCTACGATAGGGCCATTACGGTATTCTCTCCTGATGGTAGGCTCTTCCAAGTAGAGTACGCCCTTGAGGCCGTTCGGAGGGGATGGACGACGCTAGGAGTTAAGTGTGCTGAAGGAGTAGTTTTAGCAGTGGAGAAGAAGAGAATCCTGCCTTTAGTCGACCCTTCGTCGATGGAGAAGATATGGAAGATAGATGAGCACGTAGGCATTGCTTACGCTGGCCTAGCCTCTGACGGCAGGGTTCTCATAGACAGAGCTCGCATAGAGGCTCAGATAAACAGGCTGATTTACGACGAGCCCATAGACATAGAGGTGCTAACTAGGCGAATAAGCGACCTCAAGCAGCTCTACACTCAACACGCGGGGGTTAGGCCCTTCGGCGTCTCCTTCCTCATAGCCGGAGTAGACAAGACAGGGCCGAGGCTATTCATGACGGAGCCTAGCGGTGCTTACGCAGGATACTACGCCGTAGCGATAGGAGCAGGTTCGCAGCAGGCCTCAGAAGTACTAGAGAAGAGCTACCGTGAGAACATGTCGCTAGAGGAGGCCATCAAGCTGTCTTTAAAGAGCCTAGGGACAGTAATAGAAGGCGGCCCTTCTCCAGAGAGAGTCGAGCTGGCTATCGTAGACGTCAAGGCTAGGCGCTTTGAGAAGCTAAGCAAGGAGGCTGTCGCTAATTACCTAGCCTCTTTGGCTTAA
- a CDS encoding 50S ribosomal protein L23, with amino-acid sequence MDLNAIIIRPVVSEAALAKIERNNELVFIVDRGASRPIIKRAFEVLYNVKVEKVNTCITPRGEKKAYIKLSPEHKASDLASKLGLL; translated from the coding sequence ATGGATCTTAACGCTATTATAATTAGGCCAGTGGTGTCTGAAGCCGCCCTTGCAAAAATCGAAAGAAATAACGAGCTCGTATTCATAGTCGATAGGGGGGCCTCTAGGCCGATAATCAAGCGGGCCTTTGAAGTCCTCTACAACGTTAAAGTAGAGAAGGTCAATACGTGCATTACTCCTAGGGGGGAGAAGAAAGCATACATTAAGCTGTCCCCTGAGCACAAGGCTTCAGACTTAGCGTCTAAGCTAGGCTTACTCTAA
- a CDS encoding 50S ribosomal protein L2, with amino-acid sequence MGKRLLVQRRGRGGSVFKSPSWRRVGDVKYPSLSISPCEGRELGRVVEVLHDPGRGAPVAKVALERGECFLMVAPEGLEVGQVVEVGGQASLRVGNILPLKYIPEGTQVCNVEVEPGDGGKLARSSGTYATIVSHAPDKTIIQLPSGELKQLNPLCRATVGIAAGGGRIEKPLLKAGKKYYLSRVKAWKYPTVRGKAMNPYAHPHGGGSHPTGSTPSARNAPPGAKVGHIAPRRTGRRKG; translated from the coding sequence ATGGGTAAGCGGCTACTCGTCCAGCGCAGAGGCCGTGGAGGATCAGTATTTAAGTCGCCCTCATGGAGGAGGGTTGGGGACGTAAAGTACCCTAGCTTATCGATAAGCCCGTGTGAAGGCAGGGAGCTGGGTCGGGTCGTAGAGGTCCTCCACGACCCTGGCAGAGGGGCCCCTGTTGCTAAAGTAGCCCTAGAGAGGGGGGAGTGCTTCTTAATGGTGGCGCCTGAAGGCTTGGAGGTAGGCCAAGTAGTTGAGGTAGGGGGCCAAGCATCTCTAAGGGTAGGCAATATCCTGCCGCTAAAGTACATACCTGAGGGCACGCAGGTGTGTAATGTAGAGGTTGAGCCTGGGGACGGAGGTAAGCTAGCAAGATCTTCAGGTACCTATGCCACCATCGTATCTCACGCTCCAGACAAGACTATTATCCAACTACCTTCAGGGGAGCTTAAGCAGCTCAATCCACTATGTAGGGCTACGGTGGGCATAGCAGCTGGCGGAGGTAGGATCGAGAAGCCCTTATTAAAAGCTGGAAAGAAGTACTACCTCTCAAGAGTTAAGGCGTGGAAGTACCCAACGGTGAGGGGCAAGGCCATGAACCCGTATGCTCACCCCCACGGAGGAGGGTCCCATCCAACTGGTAGTACACCTTCAGCAAGAAACGCTCCCCCTGGGGCTAAGGTAGGGCACATAGCTCCACGTAGGACTGGTAGGCGTAAGGGCTAA